A part of Oncorhynchus kisutch isolate 150728-3 unplaced genomic scaffold, Okis_V2 scaffold4033, whole genome shotgun sequence genomic DNA contains:
- the LOC116373380 gene encoding ferritin, middle subunit-like, which yields MESQIRQNYHHDCEAAINRMINLEMFASYTYTSMAFYFSRDDVALRGFAHFFKENSDEEREHADKLLSFQNKRGGRILLQDIKKPERDEWGNGLEAMQCALQLEKNVNQALLDLHKIASDKVDPHLCDFLETHYLNEQVEAIKKLGDHITNLTKMDAVKNKMAEYLFDKHTLGGQS from the exons ATGGAGTCTCAGATCCGCCAGAACTATCACCACGATTGCGAAGCTGCCATCAACCGGATGATCAACTTGGAGATGTTTGCCTCCTACACCTACACTTCAATG GCTTTCTATTTCTCCCGTGACGATGTGGCTCTGCGAGGCTTCGCGCATTTCTTCAAGGAGAACAGCGACGAGGAGCGGGAGCACGCCGATAAGCTACTCTCCTTCCAGAACAAGCGAGGTGGACGCATTTTACTCCAGGACATCAAG AAGCCAGAACGTGATGAGTGGGGCAATGGGCTGGAGGCCATGCAGTGTGCTCTGCAGCTGGAGAAGAATGTGAACCAGGCCCTGCTGGACCTGCACAAGATTGCCTCTGACAAGGTTGACCCCCAT CTGTGTGACTTTCTGGAGACCCATTACCTGAATGAGCAGGTGGAGGCCATTAAGAAGCTGGGAGACCACATCACCAACCTCACCAAGATGGATGCTGTCAAAAACAAGATGGCAGAGTACCTGTTTGACAAGCACACCCTGGGGGGCCAGAGCTAA
- the LOC116352982 gene encoding ferritin, middle subunit-like: MESQIRQNYHHDCEAAINRMINLEMFASYTYTSMAFYFSRDDVALRGFAHFFKENSDEEREHADKLLSFQNKRGGRILLQDIKKPERDEWGNGLEAMQCALQLEKNVNQALLDLHKIASDKVDPHLCDFLETHYLNEQVEAIKKLGDHITNLTKMDAVKNKMGEYLFDKHTLGGQS, translated from the exons ATGGAGTCTCAGATCCGCCAGAACTATCACCACGATTGCGAAGCTGCCATCAACCGGATGATCAACTTGGAGATGTTTGCCTCCTACACCTACACTTCAATG GCTTTCTATTTCTCCCGTGACGATGTGGCTCTGCGAGGCTTCGCGCATTTCTTCAAGGAGAACAGCGACGAGGAGCGGGAGCACGCGGACAAGCTACTCTCCTTCCAGAACAAGAGAGGTGGACGCATTTTACTCCAGGACATCAAG AAGCCAGAACGTGATGAGTGGGGCAATGGGCTGGAGGCCATGCAGTGTGCTCTGCAGCTGGAGAAGAATGTGAACCAGGCCCTGCTGGACCTGCACAAGATTGCCTCTGACAAGGTTGACCCCCAT CTGTGTGACTTTCTGGAGACCCATTACCTGAATGAGCAGGTGGAGGCCATTAAGAAGCTGGGAGACCACATCACCAACCTCACCAAGATGGATGCTGTCAAAAACAAGATGGGAGAGTACCTGTTTGACAAGCACACCCTGGGAGGCCAGAGCTAA
- the LOC116373385 gene encoding ferritin, middle subunit-like: protein MESQIRQNYHHDCEAAINRMINLEMFASYTYTSMAFYFSRDDVALRGFAHFFKENSDEEREHADKLLSFQNKRGGRILLQDIKKPERDEWSNGLEAMQCALQLEKNVNQALLDLHKIASDKVDPHLCDFLETHYLNEQVEAIKKLGDHITNLTKMDAVKNKMAEYLFDKHTLGGQS from the exons ATGGAGTCTCAGATCCGCCAGAACTATCACCACGATTGCGAAGCTGCCATCAACCGGATGATCAACTTGGAGATGTTTGCCTCCTACACATACACCTCAATG GCTTTCTATTTCTCCCGTGACGATGTGGCTCTGCGTGGCTTCGCGCATTTCTTCAAGGAGAACAGCGACGAGGAGCGTGAGCACGCCGACAAGCTACTCTCCTTCCAGAACAAGAGAGGTGGACGCATTTTACTCCAGGACATCAAG AAGCCAGAACGTGATGAGTGGAGCAATGGGCTGGAGGCCATGCAGTGTGCTCTGCAGCTGGAGAAGAATGTGAACCAGGCCCTGCTGGACCTGCACAAGATTGCCTCTGACAAGGTTGACCCCCAT CTGTGTGACTTCCTGGAGACTCATTACCTGAATGAGCAGGTGGAGGCCATTAAGAAGCTGGGTGACCACATCACCAACCTCACCAAGATGGATGCTGTCAAAAACAAGATGGCAGAGTACCTGTTTGACAAGCACACCCTGGGAGGCCAGAGCTAA